Proteins found in one Triticum urartu cultivar G1812 chromosome 4, Tu2.1, whole genome shotgun sequence genomic segment:
- the LOC125553611 gene encoding uncharacterized protein LOC125553611 produces the protein MAAMEDDSCRRAGSIPFKWEVCPGTPKHTRSASAAAAASPAKVAPKLTLTPPPSMASSPSPYYHHSAASSPRVTSARSASVSPSRRRSYAYAGGHRRAPPTAFIDAAPRPAAKEYGSAAPEPDTAAFGCFALPMLRRKGSKKGAGLGSASSFSSSSSSSGGSFRSDGGGLGMRRSASISSASSLPLPPGRRYAAQARAEVDAATGRGWYF, from the coding sequence ATGGCAGCAATGGAAGATGACTCGTGCAGGAGGGCGGGCTCGATACCGTTCAAGTGGGAGGTCTGCCCTGGGACGCCGAAGCACACGAGGAGCGCGAGCGCCGCGGCGGCGGCATCGCCCGCCAAGGTGGCGCCCAAGCTGACGCTGACGCCGCCTCCCTCCATggcgtcgtcgccgtcgccgtatTACCACCACTCGGCGGCTTCGTCGCCTCGCGTCACCTCCGCGCGCTCGGCGTCGGTGTCACCTTCCCGGCGCCGGTCCTACGCGTATGCCGGCGGTCACCGCCGAGCGCCGCCCACCGCCTTCATCGACGCCGCGCCTCGGCCAGCGGCGAAGGAGTACGGCAGCGCCGCGCCTGAGCCAGATACGGCGGCGTTTGGGTGCTTCGCTCTGCCTATGCTCCGGAGGAAAGGCAGCAAGAAAGGCGCCGGCCTCGGGTCCGCGTCCAGCTTCAGCTCCAGCTCCAGCTCGTCTGGAGGCAGCTTCAGGTCGGACGGCGGAGGGCTGGGGATGCGGCGGTCGGCGTCGATCTCATCGGCCTCGTCGTTACCACTGCCGCCCGGGAGGAGGTACGCCGCCCAAGCGAGGGCGGAGGTGGATGCTGCAACTGGCCGTGGCTGGTACTTTTGA